The following coding sequences lie in one Mesorhizobium sp. NZP2298 genomic window:
- a CDS encoding hydantoinase/oxoprolinase family protein codes for MTDTILVDQDGHFKIGKSATTPKNEAEGFLASAEDAADAWGISLEQLFSGVNVVLYSGTGMLNTLLSRTGRRLGLITTKGLEDMILMGRGLQAWADYSYADRLHAVTHQHPDPLVPRRRTHGVTERIDQFGDIILPLYEHEVVAAARKLIADKVEGICIMTIFSHVNPVHEKRIAEICREEVAAAGADIRVYTSHEVRPVIREQSRLNSVLIEAYATSRGRKQLKGIEDVAKKYGFKYGVQTLLSFGGLTSINHPRLHETMISGPIGGILGAAYVGKLIGNDSLICSDMGGTSFDMGVITRGQTRIENEPLMDRFKLNVPTLHLDTIGAGAGMILKVDPLTKKVSLGPESAGSDPGPICFAKGGTEPTIADCDAILGRLNPHYFLGGKVVLQVEKARAAFEEKCSRLLGVGVEEAAEGMIDMLEADANNALRRVISGQGIHPSEFTLLSYGGSGPLHLAGCSRGIGFKDIITFQFAAAFSAFGCTTADFMRRHSVSTQHDIGARASDDELLAFGKKVTNVWDDLTKAAVDEMIEDGHARDKIRTVPFLMMRYTGQLEDVEVMAPLSAIQSADDMRRVIDEFEAVYAKVNHRVSRYGEAGFSITELGLIATADKVKPVLLKRPLGKSDPASARKGVRDAYIGGRWHKANLYEMDLLRPGHEVIGPAIIEHPATTLVVHPQDRVHVDEWTLLHYTHA; via the coding sequence ATGACCGACACCATCCTTGTCGATCAGGACGGCCACTTCAAGATCGGCAAGTCGGCGACCACGCCGAAGAACGAGGCCGAGGGTTTCCTCGCCTCGGCGGAGGATGCGGCCGACGCCTGGGGCATCTCGCTGGAACAGCTGTTTTCAGGCGTGAACGTGGTGCTCTATTCCGGCACCGGCATGCTCAACACGCTGTTGTCGCGCACCGGCCGCCGGCTTGGCCTGATCACCACCAAGGGCCTCGAGGACATGATCCTGATGGGCCGCGGCCTGCAGGCCTGGGCCGACTATTCCTATGCCGACCGCCTCCATGCGGTGACGCACCAGCACCCCGATCCGCTTGTGCCGCGCCGCCGCACCCATGGGGTCACCGAGCGCATCGACCAGTTCGGCGACATCATCCTGCCGCTCTACGAACATGAGGTCGTTGCCGCCGCCAGGAAGCTCATCGCCGACAAGGTCGAGGGCATCTGCATCATGACGATCTTCTCGCACGTCAATCCGGTGCACGAGAAGCGCATCGCCGAGATTTGCCGCGAGGAGGTCGCTGCCGCCGGTGCCGATATCCGCGTCTACACCAGCCATGAGGTGCGCCCGGTCATCCGCGAGCAGTCGCGGCTGAACTCGGTGCTGATCGAAGCCTATGCCACCTCGCGCGGGCGCAAGCAACTCAAGGGCATCGAGGACGTCGCGAAGAAATACGGCTTCAAATACGGCGTGCAGACGCTGCTCTCCTTCGGCGGTCTGACCTCCATCAACCACCCGCGCCTGCACGAGACCATGATCTCCGGCCCGATCGGCGGCATCCTCGGCGCTGCCTATGTCGGCAAGCTGATCGGCAACGATTCGCTGATCTGCTCGGATATGGGCGGCACCTCCTTCGACATGGGCGTCATCACCCGCGGCCAGACCCGGATCGAGAACGAGCCGCTGATGGACCGCTTCAAGCTCAACGTCCCGACGCTGCATCTCGATACGATCGGCGCCGGTGCCGGCATGATCCTGAAGGTCGACCCGCTGACCAAGAAAGTCTCGCTCGGGCCGGAAAGCGCCGGCTCTGATCCCGGCCCGATCTGCTTCGCCAAGGGTGGCACGGAGCCGACCATCGCCGATTGCGACGCCATACTCGGCCGCCTCAACCCGCACTATTTCCTCGGCGGCAAGGTCGTGCTGCAGGTCGAGAAGGCCAGGGCGGCCTTCGAGGAAAAGTGCTCACGCCTGCTTGGCGTCGGTGTAGAGGAGGCTGCCGAAGGCATGATCGACATGCTGGAGGCCGACGCCAACAATGCGTTGCGCCGCGTCATCTCCGGCCAAGGCATCCATCCCTCGGAATTCACGCTGCTGTCCTATGGCGGCTCAGGTCCGCTGCATCTGGCCGGCTGCTCCAGGGGCATCGGCTTCAAGGACATCATCACCTTCCAGTTTGCCGCCGCCTTCTCGGCCTTTGGCTGCACCACCGCCGATTTCATGCGTCGACATTCCGTGTCGACGCAGCACGACATCGGCGCACGCGCCAGCGATGACGAACTGCTCGCCTTCGGCAAGAAGGTCACCAATGTCTGGGACGACCTCACCAAGGCGGCGGTCGACGAGATGATCGAGGACGGCCATGCGCGCGACAAGATCAGGACCGTGCCGTTCCTGATGATGCGCTACACCGGCCAGCTCGAGGACGTCGAGGTGATGGCGCCGCTGTCGGCCATCCAATCGGCCGACGACATGCGCAGGGTCATCGACGAGTTCGAGGCGGTCTACGCCAAGGTCAACCATCGCGTCTCGCGCTATGGCGAAGCCGGTTTCTCCATCACCGAGCTCGGCCTCATCGCCACCGCCGACAAGGTCAAGCCGGTGCTGCTCAAGCGCCCGCTAGGCAAGTCGGATCCGGCGTCCGCCCGCAAGGGCGTTCGCGATGCCTATATTGGCGGACGTTGGCACAAGGCCAATCTCTACGAGATGGACCTTCTGCGGCCCGGCCACGAGGTCATCGGCCCGGCCATCATCGAACACCCGGCGACAACGCTGGTCGTTCACCCGCAAGACCGTGTCCATGTCGATGAATGGACGCTGCTGCACTACACCCACGCTTGA
- a CDS encoding hydantoinase B/oxoprolinase family protein: protein MLDKPASALRIRERLIESERLMEETGCYDGITELELRNQDPLKFETLHTKLRAYCVSAREMARRISASPGVREVGEMVVAIYTPEGDAIALSNGIMVHVHTMSRFIKWMIRNGYEENPCIRDGDIFANNDAFIGTVQVPDVMDVVPIFHSGKLVGWAGAVCHELEAGGITPGGDVALAQERFTEGLFVCAEKVGENDEIRRDYVIRCERNLRMPIYWVLDEKAKVASCIDMRESVKALIDEIGLDYWMQVSKEFIEEGRRAQLARTRQLTVPGIYRGHTFYGHVTKGKPGYQPLGDPDWLYNIPIEMEITTDGKIIMDFEGTQPWGYHSMNCTPAGMDGGMFVTLTQHMNFEGLVNDGAWMATELKLPHGTWTNPDNEMVATATSWALLLPAYGVFQRLLSRSFIGRGFVEEAFVGQVNSPMIEMGGTSQYGKLFGMAHFECAAAGSGALAIKDGLDTAYVGWNPESDMGNIEIWEQSMPMVYIGRSIVPNSGGAGKYRGGCSFLSTWLVSKTDHLRLVTSEHSSRVFDNGGMCGGYPAPTCQKHRAVRDSNIFELAEKRAPLAHHTGTNPHRSELEVRLQGEHVTMEGPYITAPHKTGDVFTHSYNGGGGYGDVLERDPIKTAMDVENGYLTKEAAEGIFGIMLDEDEDGYPVANLEATKRHRAEMRARRLAQARPVSEWIATERGRVEKADFAPEVKKMYASAIKLSSRFTREFSDFWNVDAKSIFMPGAKP, encoded by the coding sequence ATGCTGGACAAACCCGCCTCCGCGCTCCGCATCCGCGAAAGGCTGATCGAATCCGAACGACTCATGGAAGAGACCGGCTGCTATGACGGCATCACCGAGCTCGAACTGCGCAACCAGGACCCGCTGAAGTTCGAAACATTGCACACCAAGCTGCGCGCCTACTGCGTCTCGGCACGCGAGATGGCCCGTCGCATCTCCGCCTCGCCCGGCGTGCGTGAAGTCGGTGAAATGGTCGTCGCCATCTACACGCCGGAAGGCGATGCGATCGCGCTCTCCAACGGCATCATGGTGCATGTGCACACGATGAGCCGCTTCATCAAATGGATGATCCGCAACGGCTACGAAGAGAACCCTTGCATCCGCGACGGTGATATCTTCGCCAACAACGATGCCTTCATCGGCACGGTGCAGGTGCCCGACGTGATGGACGTTGTGCCGATCTTCCATTCGGGCAAGCTGGTTGGCTGGGCCGGCGCGGTCTGCCACGAACTCGAGGCTGGCGGCATCACGCCCGGCGGCGACGTGGCACTGGCGCAGGAGCGCTTCACCGAGGGTCTTTTCGTCTGCGCCGAAAAGGTCGGCGAGAACGACGAGATCCGCCGCGACTATGTCATCCGTTGCGAGCGCAATTTGCGCATGCCGATCTACTGGGTGCTCGACGAGAAGGCCAAGGTCGCCTCTTGCATCGACATGCGCGAAAGCGTCAAGGCGCTGATCGACGAGATCGGCCTCGACTACTGGATGCAGGTGTCGAAGGAGTTCATCGAGGAAGGCCGCCGCGCGCAGCTCGCCCGCACGCGCCAGCTGACAGTGCCCGGCATCTATCGCGGCCACACCTTCTACGGCCACGTCACCAAGGGCAAGCCGGGCTACCAGCCGCTCGGCGATCCCGACTGGCTCTACAACATACCGATCGAGATGGAGATCACCACCGACGGCAAGATCATCATGGACTTCGAAGGCACGCAGCCCTGGGGTTACCATTCGATGAACTGCACGCCGGCCGGAATGGATGGCGGCATGTTCGTGACGCTCACCCAGCACATGAATTTCGAAGGCCTGGTCAATGACGGCGCCTGGATGGCGACCGAACTGAAACTGCCGCACGGCACCTGGACCAACCCCGACAACGAGATGGTTGCGACCGCCACCTCATGGGCCCTGCTGCTTCCTGCCTATGGCGTGTTCCAGCGGCTTTTGTCGCGCTCCTTCATCGGCCGCGGTTTTGTCGAGGAGGCCTTCGTCGGCCAGGTCAACAGCCCGATGATCGAGATGGGCGGCACCAGCCAGTACGGCAAGCTGTTCGGCATGGCGCATTTCGAATGTGCTGCCGCCGGTTCCGGCGCGCTGGCGATCAAGGATGGGCTGGACACGGCCTATGTCGGCTGGAACCCTGAATCCGACATGGGAAACATCGAGATTTGGGAACAGAGCATGCCGATGGTCTATATAGGCCGCTCGATCGTTCCCAATTCCGGCGGCGCCGGCAAATATCGCGGCGGCTGCTCTTTCCTGTCGACATGGCTGGTCAGCAAGACCGACCATCTCAGGCTGGTCACATCGGAGCATTCCTCCCGTGTGTTCGACAATGGCGGCATGTGTGGCGGCTATCCGGCGCCGACCTGCCAGAAGCATCGCGCGGTACGCGATTCAAACATCTTCGAACTCGCCGAAAAACGGGCGCCGTTGGCGCACCACACCGGCACCAACCCGCATCGCTCCGAACTCGAAGTCCGGCTGCAGGGCGAGCACGTGACGATGGAGGGGCCCTATATCACCGCCCCGCACAAGACCGGCGACGTCTTCACCCATTCCTACAATGGTGGCGGCGGTTATGGCGACGTGCTGGAGCGCGACCCGATCAAGACGGCGATGGATGTCGAGAACGGCTATCTGACCAAGGAAGCGGCCGAGGGCATCTTCGGCATCATGCTGGATGAGGATGAGGACGGCTATCCCGTCGCCAATCTCGAGGCCACCAAGCGTCATCGCGCCGAGATGCGCGCCAGGCGGCTGGCGCAGGCAAGGCCGGTCTCGGAGTGGATCGCGACCGAACGCGGCCGTGTCGAAAAGGCCGACTTCGCACCGGAGGTGAAGAAAATGTATGCCAGCGCGATCAAGCTGTCGTCGCGCTTCACCAGGGAATTCAGCGATTTCTGGAACGTCGACGCCAAATCGATCTTCATGCCGGGAGCAAAGCCATGA
- a CDS encoding helix-turn-helix transcriptional regulator, whose protein sequence is MRMGNIWAPLAKAIAATGTDKHVDCLIDLIGADIDHDLVTVTRYSTTQTPEFVKHRRFSDEMVQRYLASYYVFDPFYASWRRERRLGIMPLKRLADDEAKRGQYIAGFLTQSEICDEVGIMLADGGDWCLGIFLDRSTSAFKESEIALLDERLPVFEALHALDIKARGREFLRTSAPTGPGASPRQEPTIPTRLWPELSLRERELVQLILAGHPTANIAERLGITVGTVKNHRRRIYEKLDITTERELFLQFFQHRADR, encoded by the coding sequence ATGCGCATGGGCAATATCTGGGCGCCGCTCGCAAAGGCGATCGCCGCCACCGGCACGGACAAGCATGTCGACTGCCTGATCGATCTGATCGGCGCCGACATCGATCACGACCTTGTCACGGTGACGCGCTACTCGACGACCCAGACACCGGAATTCGTCAAGCACCGGCGCTTCTCCGACGAGATGGTCCAACGCTATCTCGCCAGCTACTACGTCTTCGACCCATTCTATGCCTCCTGGCGGCGCGAGCGCCGGTTGGGCATCATGCCGTTGAAGCGGCTTGCCGACGACGAAGCCAAGCGCGGCCAGTACATAGCCGGCTTCCTGACGCAGTCGGAGATCTGCGACGAGGTCGGCATCATGCTCGCCGATGGCGGCGACTGGTGCCTCGGCATCTTCCTCGACCGGTCGACCAGCGCGTTCAAGGAGAGCGAGATCGCCCTTCTGGATGAGCGGCTGCCGGTGTTCGAGGCGCTGCACGCGCTCGACATCAAGGCGCGCGGACGAGAGTTTCTTCGCACGTCGGCGCCAACCGGTCCGGGCGCCTCACCCCGGCAGGAGCCGACCATCCCGACGAGGCTGTGGCCGGAACTGTCGCTGCGCGAACGCGAGCTGGTGCAGCTCATCCTCGCCGGCCATCCGACGGCCAACATCGCCGAGCGCCTCGGCATCACCGTCGGCACCGTCAAGAACCACCGCCGGCGCATCTATGAAAAGCTCGACATCACCACCGAGCGGGAATTGTTCCTGCAGTTTTTCCAGCACCGGGCCGACCGGTAA